The Streptomyces sp. ALI-76-A nucleotide sequence GCGGCGGCCCTGCTGCTGCTCAACTTCGCCTCCCCGGACGCGTTCCTGGCCATCGGCACGACCTGCATCGTGATGCTGTACCTGGCGTACGCGATGGTCACCGGCCCGCTGCTGGTGCGCCGGCTGCGCGGCCGGTTCTCCGTCGAGGGCACCGACGAGACGGGCGCCCGGCTGTTCTCCCTCGGCCGCTGGGGCATCCCGGTCAACGCCCTCGCCCTCCTGTACGGCCTGTTCATGACCGTCAACCTGGCCTGGCCACGGGCCGCGGTGTACGACCCGGCGGGCGGGCACTGGTACTTCCAGTGGTTCTCCGTGCTGTTCCTCACCGCGACCGTCGCGCTCGGCGCCGGCTACCGGCTGTACAAGGCCCGGACCGGGGTCATGGCCGAGGCCGTGCCGGTGTGAGCGGCGCCTCAGGCCCCCTGCTGCTTCTCCGCGGCGTCGCGACGCCCGGCACGCACTCTCGCCGCACCGGACAAAAGTCCTGGTAGCTCCTCCCCCACGCTCGGCTTCGCTCGCGCGGGGGGACTCGTCGAGGACCTTCGCCCGGCACAGGGCCCTAGGCTGGCGGGTGATGAGACGCAGGACCCGGATCCCGCCCGCTCCCCTGCCGCAGCGCGAGGGGGTGGATCCGGTGCGGGTACGGCTGCCCGCCGAGGGGCGCTGGGCCACCGTGCGCGAGCACCTGGTGGAGCGGCTCGCGGCGGGCGCCGCCGTGGTCGAGGGGATGTTCGACGCGGGGCTGGTCGTCGGGGCGGACGGCCGGGCGGTGGCGCCGGACGCGGCCTATGTGCCCGGGATGTTCGTGTGGTTCCACCGGGAGCCGCGCCCGGAGGTGCCGGTGCCGTTCCCGGTCGCCGTGGTGTACCGCGACGAGCACATCGTCGTCGCCGACAAGCCGCACTTCCTGGCCACCACCCCGCGCGGCAGCCATGTCACCGAGACCGCGCTGGCCCGGCTGCGCCGGGAGCTGGGCATCCCGGCGCTGGGCGCCGCGCACCGGCTGGACCGGCTCACCGCCGGGCTGGTGCTGTTCACCGTACGGCCCGAGGAGCGGGGCGCCTATCAGTCGCTGTTCCGCGACCGGCTGGTACGCAAGGAGTACGAGGCGGTCGCCCGGTACGACCCGGCGCTCGCGCTGCCCCGGACCGTGCGCAGCCGGATCGTGAAGGAGCGCGGGGTGCTCGCCGCCTACGAGGTCGAGGGCGAGCCGAACGCGGTCAGCCGGATCGAGCCGGCCGAGCACGACGGGCGAGGACGCGGCCTGTACCGCCTCGTGCCCGCCACCGGGCAGACCCATCAGCTGCGGGTGCACATGAACACGCTCGGCGTGCCGATCCTCGGCGACCCGCTCTACCCGGTGGTGACCGACGCCGTGCCGGCCGGCGACTTCCGGCGCCCGCTCCAACTGCTGGCGAGAAGCCTGGAGTTCACCGATCCGGTCACGGGGGTGGAGCACCGGTTCCGGAGCGGTCGGGTGCTGGAGGCGTGGGTCTCGTACGACGACTGGGCGGCCGGCGGGTGACACCGGCGCCGGCGCCGATCGGGCCGTAACGGGCCGCCGGGCGCCGGTCCGCCCGTACCGTCCGCCCGGTCAGCGGCCGCGCCACCAGCGCAGGAGCCAGCGCCAGGTGCCCCGTCGGCGGGCCGGTCCGGGCGTCGGAGCGGGGGGCTGCGGCGGGGTGACAACCGGCTGGGGTGCCGTCCGCGCCACGGGCGCCTGCTCCGGTCGGCGGGTGCCGATCCGCCAGGCCTCACGCGGCGGCGGGAGCTGCGTGTGCCCCGGCTTGAGCTTCACGTCCTGCGGCGGCTTCGGCGCGAACCGCACCGGCAGTTCCACCAGGTGGCGTGAGGACATCGACTCCGTCCAGGTCAACTCGTCCTCGTCGCATTCGAGTTCGACGTCCGGCAGCCGCATCAGCAGGGCGTCCACACCGGTGTCGGCGATGGCCCGTCCGATGTCCTGACCGGGGCACTCGTGCGGCCCGCCGCCGAACGCGAGGTGCGAGCGGTTGCCCTGCATGTTGGCGGACAGGTCGGGACGGACCCGGGGGTCGATGTTGCCCGGCGCGATGCCGAAGAGCAGACCGTCGCCCCGGCGGATGCGCTGGCCGCCCAACTCCGTGTCCTGCTTGGCGAAGTAGGCGAAGATCGTGCTGAACGGCGGTTCGTTCCACAGGGACTGCTCGACCGCCTCCGGCACCGTCATCTGTCCGCCGCTGAGCTGGGCGCGGAAACGCGGGTCGGTGAGCACCATCCGCAGCACGTTGGCGGTGAGGTTGGCGGTGGCCTCGTACGCGGCGATCAGCACCAGCCGCAGGTGTTCGCGGACCTCGTCGTCGGTGAGCCGCGCGGGGTGGGTGATGAGGTAGCTGGTGAAGTCCTCCTCGGGCTGGGCGCGACGGCGCGCGGTGAGCCGGCCGAGGGCGTCCATGATGTACGCGTTGCTGGCGATCGCGGTCTCGGTCCCCCGGAGCATGTCGCGGGCGGCCTGCACGATCCGGTCGTTGTACTCGTCGGGCATGCCGAGGATCTCGCACATCACGGCCATCGGCAGGTGCTCGGCGAACTGGCTGACCAGGTCGGCGGTGCCCTCCTCGCAGAACCGGTTGACCAGGCGCTGCGTGGAGCGGTTGATGTGCCGACGGATGCCCCGGGGGTCGATGGTCGAGATGGCGCCGTTGACCGCGCCGCGCAGCCTGAGGTGTTCGTCGCCCTCGACGTGCGAGGCGATGGGCTGCCAGGCGATGTGCGGCATGAGCGGGTGGTCGGGCTTGACCATGCCGTCCAGGAGCGGGGTCCAGAGACGGCTGTCCCGGCAGAACTGCGAGGGTGTACGCACCATGTGCAGGTTCTCGGCGTGGCCGAGCACCAGCCACATCGGCACGTCGTCGTGGAGCAGCACGGGCGCCACCGGGCCGTGTTCGTCCCGCAGTTGCTCGTACAGGGAGCTGAGGTCCTCCGCCTCCGGGCCGTAGAGCCGGCGCAACCCGCCGGGGCCGCGGCCGTGGGCGGGGCAGCCGGGCGGCGGCGCGAGACCGGGGTCCGTGCCGGTCGGGGAGTGGGATTCAGGCGTCACAGTGATCGCTCCGAAGTGGATCCGGTGTGCGTGTCGGTGGGTGTCTGTCGGGTCGGCGGGGCGGCCACGGCGGTCACCTCAGCGCGCCCGACATCGCGAGGGAATGCAGGAACCGCATGAGGGTCATCAGGGTGTCCCGGCTGGAGGCGCGGCGGCGGGCGTCGCACTCGACGATGGGGATCTCCTCGCTGAGGTCGAGTGCCGAGCGCAGTTCCTCGATGGGGTAACGGGGCCCGTCCGGGAAGGTGTTGACGGCGACCACGTACGGCACGCCCTTCTCCTCCAGCCGGTCCATGACGTCGAAACTGACCTCCAGCCGGCGGGTGTCGACCAGTACGACCGCCCCCAGCGCCCCCTCGAACAGGCCGTTCCACAGGAACCAGAAGCGTTCCTGGCCGGGGGTGCCGAAGAGGTACAGCACCAGCTGGTCGGTGATGCTGATCCGGCCGAAGTCCATCGCCACGGTGGTGGCCGTCTTGGTCTCGGAGCCGTAGTTGTCGTCGACCCCGACGCCGGCCTGCGTCATGGTCTCCTCGGTGGTCAGCGGTTTGATCTCGCTGACCGAGCCGACCATGGTGGTCTTGCCGACCCCGAAGCCGCCCACGATGACGATCTTCACCGCCGCCTGGGCGGTGTGCGGGAGGTGGTCCTCGGTTCGTGGACCCGTGATGGTGTCAGAGCTTTTGAAGTCCATGCATCACCGCTTCGAGGAGGGAACGGTCGGCCAGCGCCTTGCGGATGATGGGGGCGCGCGCCGTCACCAGTTCGGCCGCCAGCAACTCGGTGACCAGCACGGTCACCACGCTGTACGGCAGGCTCAGATAGGCCGACAGCTCGGCCACGGACAGGGGGGCCGTGCACAGCCGGAGCAGCGCCGCCTGCTCGGGCGTGGCGGAGGGCGGGGGATCGGCCTCCGCCACGATTAACGTGACCAGGTCGAGGTCGGAGCGCTCGCCGCCGTCCGACCCGGTGATCACGTACAGCCGCTCGGGGTTCCCCTTGGGTCCCTCGGGCGGCTGCCGTTCCTCGGGCGGGGGCGTCGGGTCGGGTTGCCGCGTGGGGTGTCGCCGCCGGCGTTGCGGAGGAGTCATACGGTCTGCCCGTTGCGCCTGGGCGGGCTCGTGAGGTGCGCGCCGATCCGCACGACCAGGTCGCTCATGCGGGCGCTCATGAAGCCGGGCTCGGCGCGCACGTCGGAGAGCACCGCGAGATAGGCGTTGGCGCCCGCGGCCATCAGGTAGAAGTAGCCGCCGTTGATCTCGATGAGGACCATCTTCATCTCCCCGTCGCTGCCCGGGATCTCCTGCGCGACGGCGGTCGCCAGGCTCTGCAGGCCGGCGCAGGCCGCGGCGACGCGGTCGGCGGTGTCCGGGTCGCCGCCGTGGCGGGCGATGCGCAGGCCGTCGGCGGAGAGCACCACGATCATCTGGATGCCCGGTACGCCTTTGGCGAGGTCCGTGAGCATCCAGTCGAAGTTGCCTCGCTGCTGGATCACTTGAGGTTCCCCTCGTCGTCGGCCTCGGCGTGGGCCGGTTCGTCGGTCGGCTGGGTCGGTGTGGTGGGGCTGGGGCGCTTGAGACCGTCGAAGAACGCCTGGACCCACAGGCCCGGCGGGGGTTCGGGCGCCTTGGGCTCGGGCTCCGGCTCGGGGTCCCGCTGGACGGTCGACCAGACGGTCGGCCGGCCCTCCCGCTCCGCCTGCTCGATGGCGGCCTGCTCGGCGTACCGCTGCGAGAGGGAGGCCCTGATCTGGCGGCGGCGCTGCGGCAGCCCGTTGGCGGTCCACTCGGTGACCTCGCGGACGTCGTCCTCCACCGGGACCGGGGTGATGAACTTGGGGCTGGTGGGGCGGCGCTTCTTGACCGTGCGCTTGGGCCCGGGCAGGGCGCCGAGTTCGGGCTGGGGCACGGCGGTGGCGCCGATGCCGTGGGCGAGTCCGACGCCGGGCTCGGTGGTGAGCATGTCGCTCGGCACGACGAGGATGGCGCGGACCCCGCCGTACGCGGAGGCGCGCAGCGAGACCTGCATGTCGTACGCCCGGCAGAGCCGGCCGACGACGGCGAGGCCGAGGCGCGGCGCCTCGCCGAGGTCCTGGAGGTCGCCGCCCGACATGGCGCGCTCCAGCATGCCCTCGGCCCGCAGCCGGGCCTCCTCGCTGAGGCTGACGCCGGCGTCCTCGATCTCGATGCAGACACCGGTCTGCACCTCGGTGGCGGTGACGTGCACCTTGGTCTGCGGGGGCGAGTAGCGGGTGGCGTTGTCGAGGAGTTCGGCCGCCGCGTGGATGACGGGTTCGACGGCGGTGCCCTTGACGTTGACCTTGGCGATCGAGGACAGGTCGATGCGCCCGTACTCCAGGATCCGGGACATCGCGCCGCGCAGCACGCTGTACAGCGCGACAGGTTCGGGCCACTGGCGGCCGGGGCGGCCGCCGCCGAGGACGGAGATGGAGTCGGCGAGCCGGCCGATCAGCGCGGTGCCGTGGTCGATGCGCAGCAGGTCGTCGAAGACCTCGGGGTTGCGGCCGTGGTCCTCCTCCATCTCCCGGAGTTCACTGGCCTGCTGGTGCACGATCGCCTGCACGCGGCGGGCGATGTTGACGAAGGACCGCTGGGTGCCGTCGCGCAGCACCTCCTCGTCGTCGACGATCTTGAGCATCGTCTTGATCAACGACAGCTGGGCCTCGGGGAGATCGCGCCACGCGGGGTCGATGTCGCCGAGGTCGCGCATCACCTCTCTGGGGGAATTGCCGGCCCGCAGCCGGTCCAGCGCGGCCGGGACGATCACCTTCGCGAGGTTGATCATCTCCTCGTCGTGGGCGGCGATCCGCCGTTCCAGATACGCGGTGTGACGCTCGTGCTCCGCGCGCAGGTCACGCAGGGTCCGGCCGCGGCGGACCGCTTCGGCCGCCGTCGCGATCACCAGGAGCGTCGCGACGGCACCGCACCAGCCGACGGCCGACCGGGCCGGTTCCGTCACCACGGCGACGGCGGCCCCGGTCACCGCGGCCATCGCTATGGCGGGCAGCAACAGCACGCGCGAGTACGGGAGTTCACGGCGACCGGGAGGAGATTGAACACTCACCATGTGGGCCCTCGGAAAGAGATCGGCTGGGTGTCGGGGGTGTTTGTGGGGGGAAACGTCATGGGTATGTCGGGATCTTCTGCGTGTTTGGGAACAAGCGCACGAATACCCCTCAACTCGGTGCGCTGCGGGCGAGCTTAGTCCGACCGGGTCATCGCTGTGTCATATTCAGCAAGCGCCTGAAACCGGACGCGCGGGGAGAGTACGCTCGTCTCCATTTGCACGCTGAGCCCTCACTCGAACACAGCGCGTCACGGCGTACAGGCGTGCGAGCGCCACTCACCGTGACGAGCGGAGCGCCCGCGAAAGGGTGGCGGGAGGGAGCTTTCAGGCCCCGGCGATGCGTAGCGCGGCGTCCGCCGTCGCCTCGGCGAAGGCGGACACGGGCCGCTCCGGGTCCGAGCGGTGCACGAGGATGACGCTCTCGATCAGCCCGAACACCAGGTCCGTACGCAGCTCGAGCGCGCTCTTGGCGAGCGCGCCGCCGGCCGCCGTGGCGGCGATCAACTGCCGGTAGGCGTCCTTGAGTTCGGCGCGCACGGCGTGGAAGCCGGCGAACCGCTCGGCGCGCACTTCGGGCAGCAGGTAGAGCCCGCCGAGGTTGTGCGGTCCGCCGCACAGCACCTCCACGTCCGCCCGGCACAGCTCCCACAGCCGGTCCTCGGCCGGGGCGGTGTCGTCGGCCAGGAGTTCCCGGGCGTACGCGAGGGAAGGCGTGACCGTGGACTCCAGGAGCCGGGCGAGCAGCTCCTCCTTGCCGGAGACGTAGTGGTACATGGACGCCTGGCGCATGCCGGCGCGCTCGGCGACGGCCCGGGTGGAGGTGGCCGCGTAGCCGAGGGTGGTGAACAACTCCGCGGCGGCCGCGAGGAGTTCCTCACGCGGCTCCAGTCCGCTGTCCGGCCGCTGCGCGGCTCGCGGCCTGCCGACCCGTCGGCCCGGGCGTGCGCCTGCTGTCCCCATGCCGTCGATCCTCGCACACCACCGGCCCCGGTGATCTTCGTGAGGGTCCGGTAACCGAGCGGCAACGCGGGGGCAATGCCGGCGACCCGCCGCCCGCCTAATTTCTGTCACGCGACAGAAATAGACCGGAGCCCGAGACCAGAGCCGGAGGTCCCGCGATGGCGACACAGACCACTTACGGAGCCCGCGCCCACGCACGCGCCCAGGAGGGCGCCCGCGCCGAGGCCATGCCCGTCGTCCCGGCGCGGGACTGGCCGGCCCCGCCCTGCGAGGCGGGCCACCTGGTGTGGGCCGAGACGGTGGCGGGCGGCAACTACACGCACCGGGTCCTGGCCCGCGGCACCGAGCTGCGCCTGACCGACCCGCGCGGCGAAGCCTGCGCCCACCTGCTCCTGTACGCGGCCGACCGGCCCTGGGAGCGGCTGAACGTCGCCGACACGGTGAAGGTCCAGTGGAACGCCTACCTCGGCGAGGGGCAGCTGCTGCTGTCCGACCAGGGCCGGGTCCTCGCCTCGGTCGTCGCCGACACCTCCGGCCGGCACGACGCGCTGTGCGGCACCTCGACGCTCGTCCGCAACACCGAGCGCTACGGCGACGGCACCCCGCAGGGCCCCTCCCCCGCCGGCCGCGAGCTGTTCAAACTGGCGGCCGCCAAGAACGGCCTGGAACCCCGGGACCTGCCGCCCTCGCTCTCCTTCTTCCAGGGTGTGGAGGTGGGCGAGGACGGCGTCCTCGGCTTCACCGGCTCGGCCGGCCCCGGCGGCAGCGTGACCCTGCGCGCCGAGCAGGACGTCACCGTCCTCGTCGCGAACGTGCCGCACCCGGCCGACCCGCGCCCCGAGTACGTCAGCACCCCGCTGGAGGTGCTCGCCTGGCGCGCCGAGGCGACCGGCCCGGGCGACCCCCGGTGGGACGCCACCCCCGAAGGCCGCCGCGCCTTCCTCAACACCGCCGAATTCCTCGCCGCGAGGGGGCTCGCATGAGCACGCACACCCGCCCGAGCACGCGCACGGCGGTCGTCCCCGCACGCGCCGCCTGGTCCTGCGTCGTCCGCGCCGGCGAGACGCTCACCATCACCGACCTGCACGGCAACCAGGCCGTCGACTTCCTCGTGTACGACGCCCACGACACCTCCATCCGCTACAGCGCGCCCGACACGATCCACGCGCAGGGCGGCATCTTCCTGACCACGGGCAGTGTGCTCATGTCCAACGAACACACCCCGCTGATGAGCGTGGCCGCCGACGAGGTCGGCCGGCACGACACGGTCGGCGGCGCCTGCTCCAAGGAGTCGAACACCCTGCGGTACGGCCACCACACCTGGTCGCAGCACGCGTGCGTGGACAACTTCCTCGCCGAGGGCGCCAAGTACGGCCTCGGCAAGCGCGACCTCGTCTCCAACATCAACTGGTACATGAACGTGCCGGTCGAGAAGGACGGCACCCTCGGCATCGTCGACGGCCTCTCCGCCCCGGGCCTGAAGCTCACCCTGCTCGCCGAACGCGACGTACTCGTCCTGGTCTCCAACTGCCCGCAGATCAACAACCCGTGCAACGGCTTCGAGCCGACGGCGGTGGAGATGACGATCACCGAGGCGGGCACCGCATGAGCTTCGACACCCTCCTGGTCGCCAACCGGGGCGAGATAGCGGTCCGGATCATCCGCACCGCCCGCGAACTCGGCCTGCGCACGGTCGCCGTGCACTCCGACCCGGACCGCTCCGCGCCCCATGTCCGGCTCGCCGACGAGGCGGTGCGGCTGGGCCCGGCGCCCGCGAAGGAGTCGTACCTCGACGCCGAGCTGGTGCTGAAGGCGGCCAAGGACACCGGCGCGGGCGCGATCCACCCCGGCTACGGCTTCCTGTCCGAGGACGCGTCCTTCGCCCGCCGCTGCGAGGACGCCGGAATCGTGTTCGTGGGTCCCACGCCCGGCCAGTTGGAGCTGTTCGGCGCCAAGCACACGGCCCGGGCGGCGGCCGAGGCGGCCGGGGTGCCGCTGGCCCCGGGGACGGGTCTGCTGGCCTCGCTCGACGAGGCACTCGCCCAGGCCGCCGGGATCGGCTATCCGGTGATGCTCAAGGCGACCGGCGGCGGCGGCGGCATCGGCATGTCGGCCTGCCACTCCGCCGACGCGCTGGCCGACGCCTGGGAGCGCGTGCAGCGCGTCGCCGCCGCCTCCTTCTCCTCCGCCGGCGTCTTCCTGGAGCGGCTGGTCGAGCACGCCCGCCATGTCGAGGTGCAGGTCTTCGGCGACGGCGCGGGCCGGGTGGTCACCTTCGGCGACCGCGACTGCTCCCTCCAGCGCCGCAACCAGAAGGTCGTCGAGGAGGCACCGGCACCGGGACTTCCGGCGCCCGTACGCGCACGACTCGCCGCCGCCGCCCGCGATCTGTGCGCCTCGGTCGGTTACCGCTCCGCCGGAACCGTCGAGTTCGTCTACGACGCCGCCCGCGAGGAGGCGTACTTCCTGGAGGTCAACACCCGCCTCCAGGTGGAGCACCCGGTCACCGAGGAGATCCACGGCGTCGACCTGGTCGCCTGGATGCTGCGCCTGGCGCGCGGCGAGCGGGACGTCGTGCGCGAGCCCGGCGCGCCGCGCGGCCACGCCGTCGAGGCCCGCCTCTACGCCGAGGACCCGTCCCGCGAGCACCGGCCGAGCGCGGGCCTGCTGACCCGGGTCGAGTTCCCGCCGGGCGTCCGCGTCGACGGCTGGGTGGAGACCGGCACCGAGGTGACGACGTCGTACGACCCCCTGCTCGCGAAGGTCGTCGCGTACGGCTCCGACCGGGCGCACGCCCTGCGGCGGCTGGACGAGGCGCTGGCCCGCACCCGCGTCGACGGCATCGAGACCAACCTGGGCCTGGTCCGGGCGGCACTCGCGGACCACGCCTTCCGCGGGGCCACGCACTCCACGGCGACCCTGGCCGGGGTGAGCGACCCGACCCCCCGCGTCGAGGTCGTCTCCGGCGGCACGCTCACCACCGTGCAGGACTGGCCGGGCCGCACCGGCCACTGGCAGGTCGGCGTACCCCCGTGCGGCCCGATGGACGACCTGTCCTTCCGGCTCGGCAACCGGGCGCTCGGCAACCAGGAGGGCGCGCCGGGCCTCGAGTGCACCCTCCAGGGCCCGTCGCTGAGGTTCACGCACCCGACGACGGTGTGCGTGACGGGCGCCCCGGCCCCGGTCACCGTGGACGGCACCCCGGTCGCCCAGTGGGAGCCGGTGACGGTCCCGGCGGGGGCGGTCCTGGAGGTCGGCGCGCCCCGCGCACACGGCCTGCGCACCTACGTCCTGCTCGCCGGCGGTCTCGACGTGCCCGCGTTCCTCGGCAGCGCGAGCACCTTCACCCTGGGCCGCTTCGGCGGACACGGCGGCCGGGCGCTGCGCACCGGCGACGTCCTGCACGGCGGAACGGTGGCCGAGGGGCGGCCGGTGCCGCCGCAGGACCGCCCGGACTTCACCGCCGTATGGCACGTCAAGGCCGTCGAAGGCCCGCACGCAGCCCCGGAGTTCTTCACCGAGGACGACATCCGCGACTTCTACGCCGCCGACTGGAAGGTCCACTTCAACTCGGCGCGCACCGGTGTCCGCCTGGTCGGCCCGAAGCCGCGCTGGGCCCGCACCGACGGCGGCGAGGCGGGCCTGCACCCGTCCAACATCCACGACACCCCGTACTCCGTCGGCGCCGTCGACTACACAGGCGACATGCCGGTGCTGCTCGGCCCGGACGGCCCGTCGCTCGGCGGGTTCGTCTGCCCGGCGACCGTGCTCAGCGCCGAGCGGTGGAAGCTGGGCCAGCTGCGCCCCGGCGACACCGTGCGCTTCGCGCCGGTCCGGATCGACGGCTCGCCCCGCGAGGCCATCGTCGACGGCGGCATCCTCGCCCGGGACGGCGACGTGACGTTCCGGCGCAGCGGCGACGACAACCTGCTGGTCGAGTTCGGCCCCATGCAGCTCGACCTGGCGCTGCGCCTGCGCGTCCACGCGCTGATGGAGGCGGTGACCGAGGAGGGTCCGGAGGGGATCACGGACCTCACGCCGGGCATCCGCTCGCTCCAGATCCGGACCGACCCGCGCCGCCTCGCCCAGCCCGAACTCCTCGCCGCCGTACGGGTGATCGCCGCGTCCCTGCCGCCGAGCGACCAGTTGGTGGTGCCCTCCCGCACGGTCCACCTCCCGCTGTCCTGGGACGACCCGGCGACCCGGGAGGCGATCGACCGGTACATGGCGGGCGTGCGCGACGACGCGCCCTGGTGCCCGTGGAACATCGAGTTCATCCGCCGCGTCAACGGGCTGCCGTCGGTGGACGACGTGTACCGCACGGTCTTCGACGCCGAATACCTCGTCCTGGGCCTCGGCGACGTGTACCTGGGCGCCCCCGTGGCCACGCCCCTCGACCCCCGCCACCGCCTGGTGACGACGAAGTACAACCCGGCCCGCACGTGGACGGCGGAGAACTCCGTCGGCATCGGCGGGGCGTACCTGTGCGTGTACGGCATGGAGGGTCCCGGCGGCTACCAGTTCGTGGGCCGGACGACCCAGGTGTGGTCGGGCTGGCAGCAGCGCGGCGCGTTCGAGCCGGGCTCGCCCTGGCTGCTGCGCTTCTTCGACCGGATCAGGTGGTACCCGGTGGACGCCGACGAACTCCTCGACCTGCGCGCCGACATCACGTCCGGCCGCTTCGTGCCCCGCATCGAGGAGGGCACCTTCTCACTGGCCGAGTACCAGGCCTTCCTGGCCGAGAACGCCGAGTCCATCGCGGAGTTCGGGAACCGGCAGCGCACGGCGTTCGGCGCGGAGCGGGACGCGTGGGAGGCGGCGGGCGAGTTCACCCGGGCACAGGCTGCCGACGCGCCGGCCGCGCCCGCCGCGGAGGTGACCGTCCCGGCGGGCGGACGCCTCGTCGAGGCCGAGTTCGCCGCGTCCGTCTGGCAGCTGAACGTCGAGCCCGGCGACACGGTGACGGCCGGCCAGCCGCTGCTCGCCCTGGAGGCGATGAAAATGGAGTCCCGGGTGCACGCACCGGTGGACGGCGTGGTGGACAGGATCCTCGCCAGGCCCGGGGACCAGGTGGAGGCGGGCACGGCCCTGCTCGTCCTCGCCCCGGCGCCGGCCTGACCGCTCCCGTACCCGCTCCCCCGGCTCCCGCCCGCCCACCGGGAGCTGCCGACCCGACAGCCTCCGTCGCCGCACGGGCGACTCCGGCCCGCGAACCGAAAGTCGAGGATCACCGCATGTCCAGCACACTCTCCCGGGTCCGCGCCGCCTACGCCCGGATCGAGACCGTGGACCGCCCCGAGATCTGGATCGGCCTGCGCCCGCGGGCGGACGTCGAGGCGGAGGCCCGGGCGATCGACGACCGGCTGTCCCGGGGCGAACGGCTTCCGCTCGCCGGACGCCTGTGCGCCGTCAAGGGCAACATCGACGTGGCCGGCCTGCCCACCACCGCCGGCTGCCCCTCGTACGCCTACCAGCCACGGGTAGACGCGCCGGCCGTCGCCCGCCTCCGCGCGGCGGGCGCGCTCGTGCTGGGCACCACCAATCTGGACCAGTTCGCGACGGGCCTGGTCGGCACCCGCTCCCCGCACGGCGCCGTACGGGGCGCGCACGACCCGGCCAGGATCAGCGGCGGCTCCAGCTCCGGCTCGGCCG carries:
- a CDS encoding pseudouridine synthase translates to MRRRTRIPPAPLPQREGVDPVRVRLPAEGRWATVREHLVERLAAGAAVVEGMFDAGLVVGADGRAVAPDAAYVPGMFVWFHREPRPEVPVPFPVAVVYRDEHIVVADKPHFLATTPRGSHVTETALARLRRELGIPALGAAHRLDRLTAGLVLFTVRPEERGAYQSLFRDRLVRKEYEAVARYDPALALPRTVRSRIVKERGVLAAYEVEGEPNAVSRIEPAEHDGRGRGLYRLVPATGQTHQLRVHMNTLGVPILGDPLYPVVTDAVPAGDFRRPLQLLARSLEFTDPVTGVEHRFRSGRVLEAWVSYDDWAAGG
- a CDS encoding cytochrome P450 is translated as MTPESHSPTGTDPGLAPPPGCPAHGRGPGGLRRLYGPEAEDLSSLYEQLRDEHGPVAPVLLHDDVPMWLVLGHAENLHMVRTPSQFCRDSRLWTPLLDGMVKPDHPLMPHIAWQPIASHVEGDEHLRLRGAVNGAISTIDPRGIRRHINRSTQRLVNRFCEEGTADLVSQFAEHLPMAVMCEILGMPDEYNDRIVQAARDMLRGTETAIASNAYIMDALGRLTARRRAQPEEDFTSYLITHPARLTDDEVREHLRLVLIAAYEATANLTANVLRMVLTDPRFRAQLSGGQMTVPEAVEQSLWNEPPFSTIFAYFAKQDTELGGQRIRRGDGLLFGIAPGNIDPRVRPDLSANMQGNRSHLAFGGGPHECPGQDIGRAIADTGVDALLMRLPDVELECDEDELTWTESMSSRHLVELPVRFAPKPPQDVKLKPGHTQLPPPREAWRIGTRRPEQAPVARTAPQPVVTPPQPPAPTPGPARRRGTWRWLLRWWRGR
- a CDS encoding ATP/GTP-binding protein yields the protein MDFKSSDTITGPRTEDHLPHTAQAAVKIVIVGGFGVGKTTMVGSVSEIKPLTTEETMTQAGVGVDDNYGSETKTATTVAMDFGRISITDQLVLYLFGTPGQERFWFLWNGLFEGALGAVVLVDTRRLEVSFDVMDRLEEKGVPYVVAVNTFPDGPRYPIEELRSALDLSEEIPIVECDARRRASSRDTLMTLMRFLHSLAMSGALR
- a CDS encoding DUF742 domain-containing protein, with product MTPPQRRRRHPTRQPDPTPPPEERQPPEGPKGNPERLYVITGSDGGERSDLDLVTLIVAEADPPPSATPEQAALLRLCTAPLSVAELSAYLSLPYSVVTVLVTELLAAELVTARAPIIRKALADRSLLEAVMHGLQKL
- a CDS encoding roadblock/LC7 domain-containing protein encodes the protein MIQQRGNFDWMLTDLAKGVPGIQMIVVLSADGLRIARHGGDPDTADRVAAACAGLQSLATAVAQEIPGSDGEMKMVLIEINGGYFYLMAAGANAYLAVLSDVRAEPGFMSARMSDLVVRIGAHLTSPPRRNGQTV
- a CDS encoding ATP-binding protein → MVSVQSPPGRRELPYSRVLLLPAIAMAAVTGAAVAVVTEPARSAVGWCGAVATLLVIATAAEAVRRGRTLRDLRAEHERHTAYLERRIAAHDEEMINLAKVIVPAALDRLRAGNSPREVMRDLGDIDPAWRDLPEAQLSLIKTMLKIVDDEEVLRDGTQRSFVNIARRVQAIVHQQASELREMEEDHGRNPEVFDDLLRIDHGTALIGRLADSISVLGGGRPGRQWPEPVALYSVLRGAMSRILEYGRIDLSSIAKVNVKGTAVEPVIHAAAELLDNATRYSPPQTKVHVTATEVQTGVCIEIEDAGVSLSEEARLRAEGMLERAMSGGDLQDLGEAPRLGLAVVGRLCRAYDMQVSLRASAYGGVRAILVVPSDMLTTEPGVGLAHGIGATAVPQPELGALPGPKRTVKKRRPTSPKFITPVPVEDDVREVTEWTANGLPQRRRQIRASLSQRYAEQAAIEQAEREGRPTVWSTVQRDPEPEPEPKAPEPPPGLWVQAFFDGLKRPSPTTPTQPTDEPAHAEADDEGNLK
- a CDS encoding TetR/AcrR family transcriptional regulator; protein product: MGTAGARPGRRVGRPRAAQRPDSGLEPREELLAAAAELFTTLGYAATSTRAVAERAGMRQASMYHYVSGKEELLARLLESTVTPSLAYARELLADDTAPAEDRLWELCRADVEVLCGGPHNLGGLYLLPEVRAERFAGFHAVRAELKDAYRQLIAATAAGGALAKSALELRTDLVFGLIESVILVHRSDPERPVSAFAEATADAALRIAGA
- a CDS encoding urea amidolyase associated protein UAAP1 encodes the protein MATQTTYGARAHARAQEGARAEAMPVVPARDWPAPPCEAGHLVWAETVAGGNYTHRVLARGTELRLTDPRGEACAHLLLYAADRPWERLNVADTVKVQWNAYLGEGQLLLSDQGRVLASVVADTSGRHDALCGTSTLVRNTERYGDGTPQGPSPAGRELFKLAAAKNGLEPRDLPPSLSFFQGVEVGEDGVLGFTGSAGPGGSVTLRAEQDVTVLVANVPHPADPRPEYVSTPLEVLAWRAEATGPGDPRWDATPEGRRAFLNTAEFLAARGLA
- a CDS encoding urea amidolyase associated protein UAAP2, which translates into the protein MSTHTRPSTRTAVVPARAAWSCVVRAGETLTITDLHGNQAVDFLVYDAHDTSIRYSAPDTIHAQGGIFLTTGSVLMSNEHTPLMSVAADEVGRHDTVGGACSKESNTLRYGHHTWSQHACVDNFLAEGAKYGLGKRDLVSNINWYMNVPVEKDGTLGIVDGLSAPGLKLTLLAERDVLVLVSNCPQINNPCNGFEPTAVEMTITEAGTA